Below is a window of Clostridiales bacterium DNA.
GGGGGGACGTTTCATAAAGCGAAAAATGTTAAAAAGAAATATCTAAATGATATTATTGCGATAAATATTCACTAAAGCAATTTTCTTTACAGCATGTTGCATATCAAGGAAAAGGAATATTTGCCTATGAGCATGGGAAAAAAATCGATTCATTCAATTTATTATGAATTTGGCTATCAAAAATTCGGCCCTTTTTTATTTGGGTTTTCGAAGTGGTTAAAAAAACATATTGATAATAAGAATTATAATAAAGTGTTTTTCTTTTCACGGGATGGTTATATGATGAAAAAAGCATATGACTTGATAGATGAAAAGAAAAATGCAACGGAATATGTATACTTTTCAAGAAAAAGCCTACGCCAGGCATTACTTTGGAAAACAAATTCATTTGAAGAATCACTAAAGTATTTATCTTGGGAAAGATTTGTTAGTGTGGGAAAACTTTTGGAATACTTTGGTTTTAACGAGGAAGAAAGGCACGGAATAGCAGAAAGCAACAACTTGGATCTTAATCGAGACTTGGCATTTGATGATATTGCAACTGATTCGGAGATATCACAGTTGTATTTTCAATACAAAGACATAATTTTTCAAAAATCGGAAATCCAATCCAATCTATTGCTGAAGTATATCAATCAAATTGGTATGAACGATCATTTTGCCATCGTTGATATTGGTTGGCATGGAAGCATGCAGTACTATTTGGAATTGTTTTTATATGAAAATGGCCTTGAAGCGACTATTGATGGTTATTATGTTGGCATATTGCCCAATGTTCCGATAAAAAACAATGCATATGGATATATATATGACAAAAGCAGACCTCAAAAAAGAAAAGACACTTTATGTTTTTTTGGATGCTTAGAACGATTGTTCCAAGGGTTTGAAGGATCAACAAGTGGATATAAATTGAATATAAACGGGGAAGTTGATCCTGTTTTAGATCAATATGAATATATAAATAATGAAGACATAGTTCTTGTTGATCATATCAAAGAATGGCAGCAAGCAGCTCTTGATTATATACAAGCGAGTCTTTCTATTGAGAAAACAACGGAGAATTACAATGAACTTGTGCAGCCTCTTATGAAATTTGGCAAAACTCCAACACTGATGGAAACTAAGATTTTTGAAGGATTTTATATATATGATGGAGCAAAAAGATACTTTATTAGTGAAAAAAAGATATTTCAATACAAACCAAAGGAATTAATTCATGCTTTAAGTAATAGTCCTTGGAAAACTGGTTTTATGAAGTCTGCATTCAAAATCCCATTTCCGTATTATAGAATATATGAGGTAATTAGAAAATGAATTGGCTTCAAAAGAGAATAATTAATCAAAAAAAAATTAAAATAGTGAGCTTTGATGTGTTTGATACTTTAGTTGAGAGAAAAGTCATAATACCGTCGGATGTTTTTGCGATTGTTGGAGAAAAAATATTAGGGAAACAAACGGCTGAAACATTCAGAAAGGATAGAATAATAGCTGAAAGAGAAGCAAGAAAAGGCCAAATATCAAAAGAAGTGACAATCCAACAAATATATGATTTTCTACCAAAAGAATATGAATCATTCAGGCTTGAGCTGATGGAAGAGGAAATGGCAGAAGAAATAAACACCTGTTACCCAAAGAATCCCATTCAAAAAGCATATCAATATTGTGTTTTGTTATCAAAAGAAGTGATTATAACAACAGACATGTATCTGCCGAGAGAAGTTATCGAAAAAATACTCAACAAATGTGGATACAAGGATTATTCATCTCTGTATTTATCGAATGAATATAATGCAAGCAAAAGAAATGGAGACCTATTTGATATTATACTAAAAGAAAAGAAAATTACAGGAAAAGAAATATTGCATATTGGGGACAGTCCAAAGGCAGATTTCATATCGGCAAAAAAGAGAGGAATTAATGCTATATTTGTTCCCAAAAAGAAATGGATAAGAGGGAAATTATATGAAAAAAGTCTTAGAAATAAACGTTGATGACTTAAATTCGGGAGGTGTATTTTCTCTTGTAAAAAATGTAATTGTAAATAATAATAATACTGAAACGAAAATTGATATTGCGGCCATTGAAAGATTTGAAAATCAAAGCAACATAATATTTTTAAATAGATATAATTGCATGGTTCATTATATTGGGCATGATGGAAACAAGTTTGGAAAGCAAATTCATGTATATCACAATTTGAAAAAGCTGTTGTCTGAACAAAAATATGATTATGTTCATATACACGCTGATACAGCGAATAAGCTATTTGTTTCCGGATTGGCAGCGAAACATGCAAAAGTGCCTCATATTATTTTGCATTCACATTCTTCAGGAGTAGAAGGGAATAGCAAACTAAAAATATTAATCCATAAGATATGTAGTTATAGATTGAAGCATATTGGAACAAAATTGGTTGCTTGTTCAGAGGTTGCTGCAAACTGGATGTTTCCAAATGCAATAAAAGATGTGGAAATTGTTAAGAATGGTATACCGCTAGAAAAGTTTCAGTTCAATAATCAAATCAGAAAAGAAGTTAGAAAACAGCTGGGCATTGAAGATAATGAGGTGTTAGTTGGTCACGTGGGGAGGTTAATGGCTCCCAAAAACCATGAATTTTTAATATTGTTGGTAAAGAAAATGATAGAAGCTCATATTCCTGCCAAATTATTAATTGTTGGAGAGGGATACAAAGAGCAAGATCTGCGAAAATATGTAGATAGTCTGAAGATCTCAGACAG
It encodes the following:
- a CDS encoding HAD hydrolase-like protein is translated as MNWLQKRIINQKKIKIVSFDVFDTLVERKVIIPSDVFAIVGEKILGKQTAETFRKDRIIAEREARKGQISKEVTIQQIYDFLPKEYESFRLELMEEEMAEEINTCYPKNPIQKAYQYCVLLSKEVIITTDMYLPREVIEKILNKCGYKDYSSLYLSNEYNASKRNGDLFDIILKEKKITGKEILHIGDSPKADFISAKKRGINAIFVPKKKWIRGKLYEKSLRNKR
- a CDS encoding glycosyltransferase; amino-acid sequence: MKKVLEINVDDLNSGGVFSLVKNVIVNNNNTETKIDIAAIERFENQSNIIFLNRYNCMVHYIGHDGNKFGKQIHVYHNLKKLLSEQKYDYVHIHADTANKLFVSGLAAKHAKVPHIILHSHSSGVEGNSKLKILIHKICSYRLKHIGTKLVACSEVAANWMFPNAIKDVEIVKNGIPLEKFQFNNQIRKEVRKQLGIEDNEVLVGHVGRLMAPKNHEFLILLVKKMIEAHIPAKLLIVGEGYKEQDLRKYVDSLKISDRVIFFGTSNKVNELLMAMDVFCLPSLFEGFPIVGVEAQASGLPVIFSINITREAKLVDSVKYLPIEEGDAEKWIEAINELAKRHERNNGVTIVRALGYDISDTVNEFMNLYE